Proteins from one bacterium genomic window:
- a CDS encoding HAD family phosphatase, translating to MSNLRLQEFSAVLFDFDGVLMDSIGDHHRSWNSVFSEYGVSINWDEFCLLEGQSLFVIAEQLCMNHGVDIKYGQEIGKKKNNLYLNTAKPKLYDGAEDLIEWFRKQGLKTGLVTGAHRDRFYKTVGPDFTKRFEVIITADDVMKTKPDPEPYTTAATRLSVSPERCIVIENAPLGVTAAKKAKMACIALTTTLDQKYLNEADVVIPDLFSLKVMAHAAFS from the coding sequence ATGTCAAACTTACGTTTACAGGAATTTTCAGCCGTACTCTTTGATTTTGACGGCGTACTCATGGATAGTATTGGCGATCACCATCGCTCTTGGAATAGTGTTTTTTCTGAATACGGCGTTTCCATAAACTGGGACGAATTTTGTTTACTCGAAGGCCAAAGCCTTTTTGTAATAGCCGAACAATTATGTATGAACCACGGCGTGGATATTAAATATGGTCAGGAGATTGGAAAGAAGAAGAATAATTTATACCTGAATACGGCAAAACCTAAGCTTTACGATGGGGCTGAGGACTTGATCGAATGGTTTCGCAAACAAGGTCTGAAAACCGGATTGGTTACCGGAGCGCATCGGGACCGTTTTTATAAAACAGTGGGGCCGGATTTTACAAAACGATTTGAAGTCATCATAACGGCTGATGACGTTATGAAAACCAAACCTGATCCGGAGCCCTACACGACAGCGGCGACGAGGCTTTCCGTATCACCCGAACGGTGCATTGTGATAGAAAACGCACCTTTGGGAGTAACTGCAGCCAAAAAAGCGAAGATGGCGTGTATCGCACTGACGACGACCCTAGATCAAAAATATTTGAATGAAGCGGATGTTGTAATTCCGGACTTATTTTCACTGAAAGTGATGGCGCATGCAGCCTTTTCTTGA
- a CDS encoding sigma-70 family RNA polymerase sigma factor: MAKRAIKKNKPTAKAKRKPVQRSLKTPLQSVVSEQPPSKPKLDDDLDLDVPLTPEDPNRLLLEKREKQKKEDFEFIARAVGGDQKAFELLMNRYRPQIFGLMYRMVHKSEEAEDLVQEAFMKAFTSLSNFNYEYAFSTWLYKIATNNCIDHLRKKKLQTYSIDAPVQYKDSEYQIEIPDLTYHPEKEMMRNERTQMIKGAIDELPEKYKRVIFLRHSEELSYEEISEMLNIPIGTVKARIFRAREMLNKFLKGKIDKVL, from the coding sequence ATGGCCAAGCGCGCAATAAAGAAAAATAAACCGACTGCGAAAGCCAAGCGTAAGCCGGTTCAACGCTCTTTGAAAACCCCGCTACAATCAGTGGTTTCTGAGCAACCACCGTCCAAGCCAAAACTTGACGATGATTTGGATCTTGATGTGCCGTTAACGCCGGAGGATCCCAATCGGCTTCTTTTGGAAAAGCGTGAAAAGCAGAAAAAAGAAGATTTTGAGTTCATAGCTCGGGCCGTCGGTGGCGATCAAAAAGCATTCGAACTGCTGATGAATAGGTATCGTCCTCAGATATTCGGTTTGATGTATCGTATGGTACATAAATCCGAGGAAGCCGAGGACTTGGTGCAGGAAGCATTTATGAAGGCTTTTACCTCATTAAGTAATTTTAATTACGAATATGCATTCAGCACATGGTTATACAAAATTGCAACCAATAACTGTATAGACCACCTTCGCAAGAAAAAGTTGCAGACGTATTCGATTGATGCACCGGTACAATATAAGGATTCTGAGTATCAGATTGAGATACCCGATCTTACGTATCACCCCGAAAAAGAAATGATGCGTAACGAGAGAACGCAAATGATCAAGGGTGCGATCGACGAATTACCGGAAAAATACAAACGGGTTATATTTTTAAGGCATTCGGAAGAATTATCGTATGAAGAAATTTCTGAAATGCTCAACATACCGATCGGGACAGTAAAAGCGCGGATTTTTCGAGCGCGTGAAATGTTGAATAAATTCCTAAAAGGAAAAATAGATAAGGTACTGTAA
- a CDS encoding tetratricopeptide repeat protein codes for MFSRILITATFYVAVFLFKIVPISAQSGDPMSLAQSLEADGQFEKAVTIYEKLYQKDPSNIVIADRLKRAYKTLGKYELRERVLLAQIQSDSSQITFWAELTDNYYKLKRPELAATIIQKYISTGQNPIGNYRVFASILMENRRWDELERLYKSARKTLRNEKLFIAEMANLQQYRGDYHAATLEFLSFWSYGMGTFDYVRQQILQFGDVSADLDTIVNAVKIYIQQLPKEPKLLKLIGELQFKTGRMDAAFATTIQLDEQFQKQGTEFLAFADMAFGAQRYTIAEKAYKSFLNQYPNAPQAEMGLARCWENQDVRTSEVKAFQDTSLGQAMVAELRYTNQAIEVYKNIAEKYKNLEWAAEAHFRLGEIYLNRMFDVDEAIRHYEAVYRNFAKNNFAIESLFRLGECHLIRGEIDNSAQRYKEAMRINRTPIYLERAEFALAKIDFYNGHIDTCYKRMQSLAKVPNGLYVNDALSFILLLQESKKNLSFQKAIAKSDLLAEQRKYTEALRELNHISETLGESRLKEWILMRIGITHERLGQYNEAVSTFYQVLTAEPQGIQADLALKKAAEIYDYKLNRPDRAIQLYRQLLVKFPKSIYQNEIRKRLRLVEQALGGQS; via the coding sequence ATGTTCAGTCGTATTTTAATAACAGCAACTTTTTACGTTGCTGTTTTTCTTTTTAAGATAGTTCCAATCAGCGCGCAAAGCGGTGATCCGATGAGCCTCGCACAAAGTCTGGAAGCGGATGGTCAATTTGAAAAAGCAGTGACCATTTATGAAAAATTATATCAAAAAGACCCCTCAAATATCGTTATAGCAGATCGCCTGAAACGCGCGTATAAAACTTTAGGAAAATATGAATTGAGAGAGCGCGTACTTTTGGCGCAGATTCAAAGTGATTCGTCCCAAATTACATTTTGGGCAGAATTAACTGATAATTATTATAAACTTAAACGCCCGGAGCTAGCTGCTACCATAATACAAAAGTATATTTCTACCGGACAAAACCCAATCGGGAATTACCGCGTATTTGCTTCGATTTTAATGGAAAACCGTCGATGGGATGAATTGGAACGATTGTATAAATCGGCGCGTAAAACATTGCGTAACGAAAAACTGTTTATTGCTGAAATGGCCAACTTGCAGCAATATCGCGGCGACTATCATGCGGCTACGCTTGAATTTCTCTCGTTTTGGTCTTACGGCATGGGGACATTTGATTACGTGCGTCAGCAAATATTACAATTCGGCGATGTATCCGCAGATTTGGATACTATCGTAAACGCTGTAAAAATCTATATTCAGCAATTACCCAAAGAACCTAAACTGCTCAAGCTCATTGGAGAACTTCAATTTAAAACCGGACGCATGGATGCGGCGTTTGCTACCACAATTCAATTAGATGAACAGTTTCAAAAACAGGGGACGGAGTTCCTCGCATTTGCGGATATGGCATTTGGCGCACAACGATATACGATAGCTGAGAAAGCCTACAAATCATTTCTTAATCAGTACCCTAATGCGCCGCAAGCTGAAATGGGTTTAGCGCGATGTTGGGAAAATCAAGATGTACGCACATCGGAAGTAAAAGCTTTTCAGGATACATCGCTTGGCCAAGCTATGGTAGCCGAATTGCGCTATACTAATCAAGCCATCGAAGTTTACAAAAACATTGCTGAAAAATATAAAAATTTAGAGTGGGCGGCCGAAGCGCATTTTCGACTTGGAGAAATTTATTTAAACCGAATGTTTGACGTTGATGAAGCTATTCGTCACTATGAAGCGGTGTACCGAAATTTTGCTAAAAATAATTTCGCCATCGAATCGTTGTTTCGCTTGGGCGAATGTCATTTGATTCGCGGCGAAATAGATAACAGTGCTCAGCGTTATAAAGAAGCCATGCGGATCAACCGTACTCCAATTTACTTGGAGCGCGCTGAATTTGCCTTAGCTAAAATTGATTTTTATAACGGTCACATAGATACGTGCTATAAACGTATGCAGTCTTTGGCTAAAGTACCTAACGGTTTATATGTCAACGATGCGCTTTCTTTCATTTTACTTTTGCAGGAGAGTAAGAAGAATTTATCGTTTCAGAAGGCTATCGCAAAATCCGATTTGCTGGCAGAGCAACGAAAGTATACAGAAGCTTTGCGTGAGCTCAACCATATCAGCGAAACGCTGGGGGAGAGTCGTCTAAAAGAATGGATTTTGATGCGGATCGGAATAACCCACGAGCGGCTCGGTCAGTACAATGAAGCCGTGAGTACGTTTTATCAAGTTTTGACAGCTGAACCCCAAGGCATTCAGGCTGATTTGGCTTTAAAAAAAGCGGCCGAAATTTACGATTATAAATTAAATCGACCTGATAGAGCGATTCAGCTCTATCGGCAATTGTTAGTAAAATTTCCAAAATCCATATATCAAAATGAAATAAGAAAACGCCTGCGGTTGGTAGAGCAGGCGTTAGGCGGTCAATCGTAG
- a CDS encoding tetratricopeptide repeat protein has translation MASVKASKINYKTIVIAVCGLILVGLAIWYFFLRSKEYPGVPRTAVKYYKEGLDSLDAGRIEAAANLFTKAVDLDHTFADACAKLAETYYQAGAVHKRNKDIKMQNAMFDQSKRFMNMAFDANPLNGNAYFVRGLLHYENEEWSDATRDLELAIIYGVSNFNVHSTLAYLYNQSELTAKCVEQYQKALNYKKNDVRTLTNLGDIYFQLENYTVATDYYSSVLKENESNIKIKTRYAVALWKSGQQETAKNILNQILSDDAGKKVQNYNAIAWALVDNDVDYEWGLKLAQAADEMKPNNIESLNILGWAYFKLKDYDKAIQHLSKSYKQTKSDDVKERIRLIKEQQEKSSK, from the coding sequence ATGGCTTCCGTGAAAGCAAGTAAGATCAATTACAAAACAATAGTCATAGCGGTATGCGGGTTAATACTCGTGGGATTGGCAATTTGGTACTTCTTTTTACGTTCTAAAGAATATCCGGGCGTACCCCGTACGGCCGTAAAGTATTATAAAGAAGGTTTGGATTCGTTAGATGCCGGACGTATCGAAGCCGCCGCAAATCTCTTCACTAAGGCCGTGGATCTGGATCATACCTTTGCGGATGCATGTGCCAAGTTGGCAGAAACTTATTATCAGGCTGGCGCTGTTCATAAACGAAATAAAGATATTAAAATGCAAAACGCGATGTTTGATCAATCCAAGAGGTTCATGAATATGGCCTTTGATGCAAACCCACTAAATGGAAATGCGTATTTTGTTCGCGGTTTATTGCATTACGAAAATGAAGAATGGTCAGATGCTACGCGTGATTTAGAATTAGCCATTATTTATGGAGTTAGTAATTTCAACGTGCACTCGACACTGGCTTATTTATATAATCAAAGTGAGCTCACGGCAAAATGTGTCGAACAGTATCAAAAAGCGTTGAACTACAAGAAAAATGATGTGCGGACATTAACCAATTTGGGCGATATATATTTTCAGTTGGAAAATTATACAGTAGCAACCGATTATTACTCAAGTGTTCTTAAAGAAAACGAGAGTAATATTAAAATTAAAACTCGCTATGCGGTTGCTCTTTGGAAATCCGGGCAACAAGAAACGGCTAAAAATATTTTGAATCAAATTTTATCAGATGATGCCGGTAAAAAAGTTCAAAACTATAACGCTATCGCATGGGCGTTAGTAGATAACGATGTTGACTATGAATGGGGACTCAAGCTTGCTCAAGCTGCCGATGAAATGAAACCCAACAATATTGAATCTTTAAATATCTTAGGTTGGGCTTATTTTAAGTTAAAAGATTATGATAAAGCCATCCAACATTTGAGCAAGTCATACAAACAAACCAAATCAGATGATGTAAAAGAAAGAATTCGCCTCATCAAAGAGCAACAAGAAAAATCGAGTAAATAA
- the polA gene encoding DNA polymerase I has protein sequence MSERLFLLDGMALAYRAYFAFIHNPLKNAKGENTSAVFGFINALIKIRDEEKPDYIAVAFDLAEPTFRHKQYSEYKATREKMPEDMVPQLHYLKELTEAMGVPILEYPGYEADDVIGTLSVRAAQQGVVAHMVTGDKDFMQLIGPNIVMYNPLKKGGEKEIIGREGVLEKFGVEPSQVTDILGLMGDAADNIPGVKGIGEKTAAKLINQYGSIEKIYEQIDSIKGKLRENLEQHKEDAFLSKSLATIALDVPLREDIHDLRGRTPDHQKVTRLLTELEFKSLIKKILKNESDLFVDDTPPQRERAPEAARNYHTLQTEVAIQELVTKLTNSGGFAWDTETTDADPMRAELVGFSFSWTEGEAFYIPCNGNVPVETICTLLKPVLEDSSIPKWGQNTKYDIIVVSHYGIEVQGTAFDTMIAGHLLHSDKEVNIDALAASYLGIEKIPTTDLIGTGKNQITMRDVPIEKVSVYASEDADCVVRLKNVMSPLLKETHSAKIFNTIEMPLIPVLQLMERHGVWLDLEILSTMSKDFAVQITQEEQRIFKEAGTDFNMNSPQQLGEILFEKLQIHKLAGIEKPKLTGKTKQYATDVKILEQYRTLPIVEAILNYRQLTKLKSTYIDGLPPLRNPRTGRIHTTFNQTIAATGRLSSTNPNFQNIPIRTDMGREIRRAFTAQEKGWVLLSADYSQIELRVMAHMSGDENLIAAFSEDADIHTSTAARVFGVPANEVTKDLRRKAKDINFGVIYGISPFGLAQRIGMSQAEARDFIHSYFATYPKVKSYIESVIAKGKEDAFVTTLFGRRRYLPDLQSKNFTVRQFAERAATNTPIQGTAAEIIKMAMLKTHAALEKSSLSAKMILQVHDELVFETPQTELQQLEALVRSSMESAVQMKVALKVDMGSGDNWLETK, from the coding sequence ATGTCCGAACGTTTATTCTTATTAGATGGTATGGCCTTAGCTTATCGCGCATATTTTGCATTTATTCATAATCCTTTGAAAAATGCTAAAGGTGAAAATACCAGCGCGGTATTCGGTTTTATTAATGCCTTGATCAAAATCCGTGATGAAGAAAAACCGGATTACATCGCCGTTGCGTTTGATCTCGCTGAACCTACGTTTCGACACAAGCAATATAGCGAATACAAAGCAACGCGTGAAAAAATGCCGGAAGACATGGTGCCGCAACTTCATTATCTCAAAGAACTGACTGAAGCCATGGGCGTACCTATTCTCGAGTACCCGGGCTATGAAGCAGATGATGTGATCGGTACATTATCCGTACGCGCCGCACAGCAAGGTGTCGTGGCACACATGGTGACGGGTGATAAAGATTTCATGCAGCTGATCGGCCCCAATATCGTAATGTATAATCCCTTAAAAAAAGGCGGCGAAAAAGAAATCATCGGACGCGAAGGTGTTCTTGAAAAATTTGGCGTCGAGCCTTCGCAAGTCACCGATATACTGGGCCTCATGGGCGATGCCGCTGATAATATACCCGGCGTAAAAGGTATCGGAGAAAAAACTGCGGCCAAATTGATCAATCAATACGGCTCCATCGAAAAAATATACGAACAAATTGATAGCATCAAAGGAAAGCTGCGCGAAAACCTGGAACAACATAAAGAGGATGCTTTCCTTTCCAAGTCGCTCGCAACGATTGCACTGGATGTGCCGCTTCGCGAAGATATCCATGATCTGCGTGGCCGGACGCCGGATCATCAAAAAGTCACTCGCCTTCTTACCGAACTCGAATTCAAGTCTTTGATTAAAAAAATTTTAAAAAACGAATCCGATTTATTCGTCGATGATACACCGCCTCAGCGTGAACGTGCGCCGGAAGCCGCTCGTAATTATCATACACTCCAAACCGAAGTGGCTATTCAAGAACTTGTCACCAAGTTAACGAACTCAGGCGGCTTCGCGTGGGACACAGAAACGACCGATGCCGATCCGATGCGTGCTGAGTTAGTGGGCTTTTCATTCAGTTGGACCGAAGGCGAAGCCTTTTACATTCCTTGCAATGGAAACGTCCCTGTCGAAACAATTTGCACTTTATTGAAACCCGTATTGGAAGACTCGTCCATTCCCAAGTGGGGACAAAATACCAAATACGATATCATCGTCGTATCACACTATGGTATCGAAGTACAAGGAACTGCTTTTGACACTATGATAGCGGGGCATCTGTTGCACTCCGACAAAGAGGTCAACATTGACGCTCTAGCCGCGTCCTATCTTGGGATTGAAAAAATTCCCACAACGGATCTGATCGGCACCGGAAAAAATCAGATTACGATGCGGGATGTCCCCATCGAAAAAGTCAGCGTTTATGCCAGTGAAGACGCGGACTGCGTCGTACGTTTAAAAAATGTCATGTCCCCTTTGCTCAAAGAAACGCATAGTGCAAAAATTTTTAATACGATTGAAATGCCGCTTATTCCGGTGCTTCAACTAATGGAACGCCACGGCGTATGGCTTGATTTGGAAATTTTAAGTACGATGTCCAAAGATTTTGCCGTACAAATCACTCAGGAAGAACAACGCATTTTCAAAGAAGCCGGAACTGACTTCAATATGAATTCGCCTCAACAGCTTGGTGAAATACTTTTTGAAAAACTGCAAATTCATAAATTGGCCGGTATCGAAAAACCGAAACTAACGGGTAAGACCAAACAATACGCCACGGATGTAAAAATATTAGAACAATATCGTACGCTACCGATCGTTGAGGCTATACTCAATTACCGCCAGCTGACCAAACTTAAGTCAACTTATATTGACGGCCTTCCCCCGCTTCGTAATCCTCGAACCGGGCGTATTCACACGACATTCAATCAAACGATCGCCGCTACTGGACGTTTATCATCGACTAATCCCAATTTTCAAAATATCCCTATACGTACCGACATGGGCCGTGAAATTCGTCGCGCATTTACAGCACAGGAAAAAGGTTGGGTTTTGTTATCAGCCGATTATTCGCAGATCGAACTTCGTGTTATGGCGCACATGTCCGGAGATGAAAATTTAATAGCGGCGTTTTCTGAGGATGCTGATATTCACACAAGTACAGCCGCAAGGGTGTTCGGCGTCCCGGCCAATGAAGTGACAAAGGACTTGCGCCGAAAGGCTAAAGACATTAATTTCGGCGTCATTTACGGTATTTCACCGTTTGGCTTGGCACAACGAATCGGCATGAGCCAAGCCGAAGCACGCGACTTTATTCATAGTTACTTTGCTACATATCCTAAAGTAAAGTCGTATATCGAATCGGTTATTGCCAAGGGAAAAGAAGACGCCTTTGTAACAACTCTCTTTGGTCGCCGACGGTATTTACCGGACTTACAAAGTAAAAACTTTACAGTACGCCAGTTTGCAGAGCGCGCAGCGACTAATACGCCGATACAAGGAACGGCCGCTGAGATTATAAAAATGGCTATGCTCAAAACACATGCGGCGCTTGAGAAAAGTTCACTTTCGGCAAAAATGATTTTACAGGTTCATGATGAATTGGTATTTGAAACACCACAGACCGAATTACAGCAACTTGAAGCGTTAGTTCGTTCGTCCATGGAGTCTGCTGTTCAGATGAAAGTTGCACTTAAGGTGGATATGGGCAGCGGTGACAATTGGTTAGAAACAAAATAA
- a CDS encoding class I SAM-dependent methyltransferase, with amino-acid sequence MQPFLEKKNVPPYSMLADFYDGMMEHVDYRTWSSFIHQIFERYGSGISTVCEFACGTGNFAAAMAAFPYTMICSDRSETMIMTARKKPVAQSDKMQFFTGDMLSFKPTVECDAALCLYDSVNYLMKAEDILNFFNHVSECITDRGVFIFDVCTEKNSLDHFDQRYELDRTHHYKRRSYYDRVSRTQFNEIEAEINGTLFHETHQQRIYSLDEIHAIIRASPFTCVAQLANLGFTDGSEASERVHFVLRKKNYVAI; translated from the coding sequence ATGCAGCCTTTTCTTGAAAAAAAGAATGTACCTCCGTATTCTATGCTTGCAGATTTTTATGACGGCATGATGGAGCATGTGGATTACCGGACATGGTCGTCATTTATTCATCAAATATTCGAGCGTTACGGGTCTGGTATATCAACCGTCTGTGAATTTGCCTGCGGAACCGGTAATTTTGCCGCAGCGATGGCCGCGTTTCCTTATACGATGATATGCAGCGATCGGTCTGAAACCATGATCATGACCGCACGTAAAAAACCCGTTGCTCAATCGGATAAGATGCAATTTTTTACTGGCGATATGCTTTCTTTCAAGCCTACTGTCGAATGCGATGCCGCGCTTTGCCTATATGACAGTGTTAATTATCTGATGAAAGCTGAAGATATCCTGAATTTCTTTAATCATGTTTCTGAGTGTATCACGGACCGTGGTGTTTTTATTTTTGATGTCTGTACTGAAAAAAACTCACTTGATCACTTCGATCAGAGGTATGAACTGGATCGAACGCATCATTACAAACGCCGCAGTTACTATGATCGCGTTTCCCGAACACAATTTAACGAAATCGAAGCAGAAATAAACGGAACCTTGTTTCATGAAACCCATCAACAACGAATTTATTCTTTGGATGAAATCCATGCGATAATCCGTGCATCACCATTTACCTGCGTTGCGCAATTAGCCAATCTTGGTTTTACGGACGGAAGTGAGGCATCGGAGCGCGTTCATTTTGTTTTAAGAAAGAAAAACTATGTCGCCATATGA
- the rlmN gene encoding 23S rRNA (adenine(2503)-C(2))-methyltransferase RlmN: MKSIAKNQNLKPETINIFGKTLPELESFFEALGEKKFRAVQVFQWMYKRGVTNFDDMSDLSKSLRDKLHASAVIITDTVIKIQTSGEKENDVTRKILFQLADGEKVEAVYIPDEGRKTVCISSQVGCAVACQFCATGWMGFRRNLSVGEIIGQLMYIRREIDPEISNIVFMGMGEPFLNYENVMNAAGIIISEHGPGLAPKRITISTSGIIPKIYEFAAADLPYNLAISVNATTDEVRQKVMPITKKYPLKDLLESIQYLNARRKNPATLEYVLLAGVNDSDDDAKRLRTMAKQLGKCKVNVIPYNPIEGPDLKRPSPEHIARFMKLVSGISSPLTLRRSRGRDIAAACGQLAIKEKHDV; this comes from the coding sequence ATGAAAAGCATTGCAAAAAATCAAAATTTAAAGCCCGAGACGATCAATATTTTCGGCAAGACATTGCCCGAACTGGAATCGTTTTTTGAAGCGTTGGGTGAAAAAAAATTCCGTGCCGTACAGGTTTTTCAATGGATGTATAAACGCGGTGTCACAAATTTTGATGATATGTCGGATTTGTCCAAATCCTTACGGGATAAGCTGCATGCATCCGCCGTTATCATAACCGATACCGTGATCAAAATCCAAACTTCCGGCGAAAAAGAGAACGACGTAACGCGAAAAATTTTATTTCAGCTTGCGGACGGTGAAAAAGTTGAGGCCGTGTATATACCCGATGAGGGGCGTAAAACGGTTTGTATTTCCTCCCAGGTCGGCTGTGCGGTAGCATGCCAATTTTGCGCCACAGGCTGGATGGGGTTTCGTCGCAACCTTAGTGTCGGCGAGATCATCGGGCAGCTTATGTATATCCGTCGTGAAATCGATCCTGAGATATCCAATATTGTTTTTATGGGCATGGGCGAACCGTTTCTTAATTATGAAAATGTCATGAATGCGGCGGGCATTATAATATCGGAACATGGTCCCGGTTTGGCGCCTAAACGAATCACCATATCCACCTCAGGTATTATCCCCAAAATTTATGAGTTTGCCGCCGCCGATTTGCCTTACAATCTCGCGATCAGTGTCAATGCCACGACGGATGAGGTGCGGCAAAAAGTGATGCCCATTACCAAAAAATATCCGCTTAAGGATTTGCTGGAATCTATCCAATATCTCAATGCCCGGCGAAAAAACCCGGCGACGCTGGAATATGTTTTACTTGCGGGCGTTAATGATTCGGATGACGATGCCAAACGCTTACGTACGATGGCTAAACAATTAGGAAAATGTAAAGTGAATGTTATACCGTACAATCCCATCGAAGGCCCCGATCTGAAACGCCCTTCGCCGGAGCATATCGCGCGATTTATGAAATTAGTTTCAGGTATTTCATCGCCTTTAACATTACGTCGCTCCCGGGGCAGGGATATTGCGGCGGCTTGCGGGCAACTTGCAATTAAGGAAAAACATGATGTATAA
- a CDS encoding thymidine phosphorylase — translation MSPYEIIMKKRNRQELSGDEIRWLIRSYTDGEIPDYQMSAWLMSVFFNGMTFRETTDLTLAMRDSGVVVDLSSIPGIKVDKHSTGGVGDKISLILAPLAASLGVVVPMISGRGLGHTGGTLDKLESITGFDIFFSMEKFINVLRSIGVCMIGQTAEIAPADKKLYALRDVTATVESIPLISASIMSKKLAEGIDALVLDVKVGNGAFMRHFDDAVNLAQHLVSIGESAGKSVVALLTNMDEPLGEGIGNWLEVRESLDVLRGGGPQDIIQLTLAQTAYMLMFANPGMTYDEAYARCKDNLNNGKAFDKFREIVRVHGGNLSYIDRPETYPEAECKTPVYAQTDGFVTATDTLQIGLASVAIGAGRSKKEDTIDPTAGIVIKKKVGDAVKANDLIAEIYHSPRVDGKTVAHRIQSAYKIEYNAPDKKPLIYGVLDKHGLKEIENNRNLE, via the coding sequence ATGTCGCCATATGAAATCATAATGAAAAAAAGAAATCGCCAGGAGTTGTCCGGCGATGAAATTCGGTGGCTTATACGGTCGTATACCGACGGCGAAATTCCCGATTATCAGATGTCCGCATGGCTGATGAGCGTTTTTTTTAACGGAATGACATTCCGTGAAACGACGGACCTGACTTTGGCAATGCGGGATTCCGGAGTGGTTGTTGATTTATCGTCCATACCGGGTATCAAAGTAGACAAACACAGTACCGGCGGCGTCGGCGATAAAATTTCTTTGATACTTGCTCCACTGGCAGCTTCGCTGGGCGTTGTCGTGCCGATGATCAGTGGTCGCGGTCTTGGTCATACGGGGGGTACATTGGATAAACTTGAATCCATAACCGGATTCGATATTTTTTTTTCGATGGAAAAATTCATAAACGTACTGCGATCCATCGGAGTTTGCATGATCGGTCAAACGGCGGAAATTGCTCCAGCCGATAAAAAACTATACGCGCTGCGTGACGTGACAGCGACCGTAGAATCTATACCGCTGATTTCGGCAAGTATTATGAGCAAGAAACTAGCAGAAGGCATAGACGCACTTGTACTGGATGTCAAAGTGGGCAATGGCGCTTTTATGCGGCACTTTGATGACGCCGTCAATCTGGCACAACACTTGGTATCTATCGGTGAATCGGCCGGCAAATCGGTTGTGGCGTTACTTACCAATATGGATGAACCACTCGGCGAGGGAATTGGCAATTGGCTGGAAGTGCGTGAATCGCTGGATGTTTTACGCGGCGGCGGCCCGCAGGATATTATTCAACTGACATTAGCGCAAACGGCGTATATGCTCATGTTTGCTAATCCCGGTATGACGTATGACGAAGCCTATGCGCGGTGTAAAGATAATTTGAATAACGGCAAAGCATTTGATAAATTTCGTGAAATCGTGCGTGTACATGGCGGTAATTTATCCTATATTGACCGGCCTGAAACGTATCCTGAAGCCGAATGCAAAACTCCGGTGTATGCTCAAACGGACGGATTTGTCACGGCGACGGATACATTGCAGATCGGTTTAGCGTCGGTTGCGATCGGTGCCGGTCGCAGTAAAAAAGAAGATACGATTGACCCGACAGCCGGTATAGTTATAAAGAAAAAAGTGGGTGATGCCGTCAAAGCCAATGACCTCATTGCCGAAATTTATCATTCACCCCGCGTGGATGGAAAAACGGTCGCGCATCGAATACAGAGTGCTTATAAAATAGAGTATAATGCACCGGATAAAAAACCCTTAATTTACGGCGTTCTGGATAAACACGGTTTAAAAGAAATCGAAAATAATCGAAACTTAGAATAA